The following coding sequences are from one Ovis canadensis isolate MfBH-ARS-UI-01 breed Bighorn chromosome 7, ARS-UI_OviCan_v2, whole genome shotgun sequence window:
- the RNASE10 gene encoding inactive ribonuclease-like protein 10, translating to MKLTLVQIFFMMLLLLLGLGVGLGLGLQMAAAVLEESDQLLDEFLSSDSQDKAEATKEGLDSQSTETLLVSNKVVPPEDTIVNEDDVGGDRMLRAEVLSQSNKHYLRSDMMDRECNALMAPNLKSKDHPCIPQYVFIHEEPDTVKAVCKSPAVACDLKEGKCHKSPRPFDLTFCKLSKSGQVIPHCNYVTFILEKYILMSCSDMKVQITSKS from the coding sequence ATGAAGCTGACTCTGGTGCAGATCTTTTTcatgatgttgctgctgctgctgggcctaGGGGTGGGCCTCGGCTTGGGACTCCAGATGGCCGCAGCTGTCCTGGAGGAAAGTGATCAGCTACTGGATGAGTTTCTGTCCAGTGACTCACAGGACAAAGCTGAGGCTACCAAGGAGGGACTAGACAGCCAAAGCACAGAAACCTTGCTGGTTAGCAACAAAGTGGTGCCACCCGAAGACACCATCGTCAATGAAGATGACGTTGGAGGAGACAGGATGCTCAGAGCTGAGGTTCTTTCACAGAGCAACAAACACTATCTTAGATCTGATATGATGGATAGGGAATGCAATGCCCTGATGGCACCGAATTTGAAGTCAAAAGACCACCCTTGCATACCCCAGTACGTATTTATCCATGAGGAACCAGATACAGTCAAAGCTGTCTGTAAGAGTCCTGCTGTTGCCTGTGATCTCAAGGAAGGCAAATGCCACAAAAGCCCCCGTCCTTTTGATTTGACATTCTGCAAGTTATCCAAATCAGGCCAAGTGATTCCTCACTGTAATTATGTAACTTTTATTCTTGAAAAGTACATTCTTATGTCCTGTAGTGACATGAAAGTCCAGATAACATCTAAATCGTGa